In the Podospora pseudocomata strain CBS 415.72m chromosome 5, whole genome shotgun sequence genome, one interval contains:
- a CDS encoding hypothetical protein (EggNog:ENOG503NYPP; COG:K), whose amino-acid sequence MHKASLFMTLSETADRAVRCHWKTLAMMVNGQSVRGSDRAFGGNTRCTGHCFGCRALSVALIGHRERDGPARLGRFRRAPRFVRLKSNQRSFSRRALCHSTAPLDSGHPTSTRDLGTEVWQKPGLRGGDCGSLELWVTTREALTAKNSRGSSINLRTLSFDWINDGAVPSHNGNGFAIADPAAVAGVMMDPSAFMGNPAQFNPQFANPQQLAMQNTPMRNASPSFPNAMYQTNSVIPSKRARPREDSIGQSPRQAPGMLPTSRAETPQQSPFPGYQPPGMAQQQGGQPSPYPHLQQNGSANATPSPIMSNQMRPGSVPQRVSTASPHPFSPAAQQFPQTSPVPSEHGGNPQAFMQQNAFPQGFNPQFTAQSPARPSPSPNPMGNPMMAQHMTQMQGQLPQQIQQMPQQMQNPMAGQMQNMMLQQQMGQGRGAMDPQKQQQLLYQMQMQQQRSLQQQINAQNMMQIAPNANLTPAQIQAQAHVQAQVQHQAQQRNMMAGRPGVPNGQMPPGGMRPQQGIPAQQFLRQVPPAQFLNQLRAFFASSGQVMDQTVPTIGNQPIDLQALFHAVMKFGGYRAVTQSNGWVQVSMALNIHPQQVPAAPSHFKAIYERWLFKYEEMVKMRMQQGGMQKAPQMAPGTPTKIMPPGQMPGQMMQPGQPSPLQQGPMPSPAKPPGGQQAGMNGFPVHGQQPMMPSQTHQQRHSLSRSIQATPTNEDFSMQSPAQGKPGSMSVPGSAQAENQGMAEELAGTAKFAAPFATNPEEYMPSSREHISYGGVDASLIKVGEELQNARIDLPAAYELGNVDLHAITKSLQSGIHGEVRLALDVLARITASDFHSFAPTNTIPIPQIELKFCPELVEALVDCAEEQIELLAESSEEASNEIVILPYEDIVRACRIDRLTVKSIPVHGSSEYDLERAADRLICITTIFRNMSWRDDNHPALADEAVIKLLCVVIRYMGTREMLLRSNANTLDIMKDLVTLLSNIAGAIEIPGREQAFCLLQFLLAFAPNPPPTMVNGKLYFSVYDPRSHPYLPHAVDSLAKLLARDEPNRTHYKAIFTNESMLNTSPPCELLTRAFALAIAPIPDCTKEPRHPLPPLVEVRKPIIMQGLLAADIMAGLAPEFDSGVARSWLASGNGFAQNLYALVRQISSLYENQVMRPGRGPPKRDAELVYISSVGINLIRRLCEKARDPHRPAGESGIPPEILPARESVLQALQMHAREWTVEGMLTDLVAYARLVR is encoded by the exons ATGCATAAGGCGTCTCTGTTCATGACCTTGTCAGAAACGGCTGACAGGGCTGTGAGGTGCCATTGGAAAACgctggccatgatggtgaacGGCCAGAGCGTCAGAGGCTCAGACAGAGCCTTTGGTGGAAACACACGGTGCACGGGCCACTGTTTTGGATGTCGCGCCTTATCTGTGGCTCTGATTGGTCATAGAGAGCGGGATGGACCCGCAAGACTAGGCCGTTTCAGGAGGGCCCCAAGGTTTGTCCGGCTGAAAAGCAACCAGCGTTCCTTTTCGCGGCGTGCGCTCTGTCACAGCACAGCACCACTGGACAGTGGACATCCGACAAGCACGCGCGACCTGGGTACTGAG GTCTGGCAAAAGCCGGGACTtcgtggtggtgactgtggAAGTCTCGAGCTTTGGGTGACCACCCGAGAGGCGCTGACGGCGAAAAATTCTCGCGGCTCCAGCATCAACCTCCGGACTCTTAGTTTCGA TTGGATAAACGACGGCGCTGTTCCCTCTCACAATGGCAACGGCTTTGCGATCGCCGACCcggctgctgttgccggCGTCATGATGGACCCTTCGGCCTTTATGGGAAATCCCGCCCAATTCAACCCGCAGTTCGCGAACCCCCAGCAACTCGCCATGCAGAATACCCCGATGCGCAATGCCTCGCCGTCCTTTCCGAACGCGATGTATCAGACCAACTCAGTCATCCCATCGAAACGGGCTCGTCCCAGAGAAGATAGCATCGGACAGTCACCGCGACAGGCACCCGGCATGCTGCCAACCTCACGCGCCGAGACACCCCAGCAGTCGCCGTTTCCGGGCTATCAACCACCAGGCATGGCGCAACAACAAGGTGGCCAGCCGTCCCCATACCCTCATCTTCAGCAAAACGGCTCGGCCAATGCTACTCCGTCTCCCATAATGAGCAACCAGATGCGGCCAGGCAGTGTGCCACAGAGGGTGTCGACCGCATCTCCCCATCCATTCTCGCCTGCCGCGCAACAATTCCCACAGACGTCGCCGGTTCCATCTGAGCACGGAGGAAACCCGCAGGCTTTTATGCAACAGAATGCCTTTCCACAAGGCTTTAATCCTCAATTCACGGCCCAATCTCCTGCGAggccgtcgccgtcgcctAATCCCATGGGAAACCCCATGATGGCTCAGCACATGACCCAGATGCAAGGTCAGCTTCCCCAGCAAATACAACAGATGCCTCAGCAAATGCAAAATCCAATGGCGGGTCAGATGCAAAACATGATGCTGCAGCAACAGATGGGCCAAGGGCGCGGCGCAATGGATCCCCAAAAACAGCAGCAACTTCTGTATCAAATGcagatgcagcagcagcggtcACTACAACAGCAAATCAATGCTCAGAACATGATGCAAATTGCTCCAAACGCAAACTTGACACCGGCTCAAATCCAAGCCCAAGCTCACGTCCAGGCTCAAGTTCAGCACCAAGCTCAGCAGAGGAATATGATGGCCGGCAGACCAGGTGTTCCGAACGGACAAATGCCACCAGGAGGAATGAGGCCCCAACAAGGCATACCGGCACAACAGTTTTTGAGGCAGGTTCCTCCAGCCCAGTTTCTAAATCAACTCCGCGCCTTTTTTGCCTCGAGCGGTCAGGTGATGGACCAAACGGTTCCCACCATTGGGAACCAGCCTATCGATCTACAAGCTTTGTTCCACGCAGTCATGAAATTTGGAGGATACCGTGCCGTCACACAATCAAATGGTTGGGTCCAGGTATCCATGGCCCTGAATATCCACCCGCAGCAAGTACCGGCGGCACCCTCCCACTTCAAAGCAATCTACGAGCGGTGGCTGTTCAAGTATGAGGAAATGGTCAAGATGCGCATGCAGCAGGGAGGGATGCAGAAGGCTCCGCAGATGGCCCCAGGAACGCCTACTAAGATTATGCCTCCTGGCCAGATGCCGGGGCAGATGATGCAGCCCggtcagccatcaccactccAGCAAGGTCCGATGCCGTCGCCAGCCAAGCCTCCAGGTGGACAGCAAGCCGGCATGAACGGTTTCCCGGTTCACGGTCAACAGCCCATGATGCCTAGCCAGACCCACCAACAGCGCCACAGCTTGTCCAGAAGCATACAGGCCACGCCCACGAATGAGGACTTTTCTATGCAGTCTCCTGCCCAAGGAAAACCTGGCAGCATGTCTGTCCCCGGCTCGGCGCAGGCAGAAAATCAGGGAATGGCTGAGGAATTGGCGGGCACCGCCAAGTTTGCCGCCCCCTTTGCCACGAATCCCGAGGAGTACATGCCGTCTTCTCGGGAACACATATCATATGGAGGAGTTGACGCTAGCCTGAtcaaggttggcgaggagctcCAAAACGCCAGGATCGACCTGCCAGCTGCCTATGAACTCGGGAATGTCGATCTCCATGCTATCACCAAGAGTCTCCAAAGCGGCATTCATGGCGAAGTTCGGCTTGCCCTCGATGTCCTTGCAAGGATTACGGCCAGTGACTTCCACTCTTTCGCGCCGACCAACACTATCCCGATCCCTCAAATTGAACTCAAGTTCTGTCCCGAGCTAGTAGAGGCGCTAGTAGACTGCGCAGAAGAGCAGATTGAGCTACTCGCCGAAAGTTCGGAGGAGGCGTCCAACGAGATTGTTATTTTGCCCTATGAGGATATTGTCCGGGCTTGTCGCATCGATAGGCTTACCGTCAAGAGCATCCCGGTCCATGGTTCCTCGGAGTATGACCTTGAGCGCGCGGCTGACAGGCTCATATGCATCACAACTATCTTCCGCAACATGTCCTGGCGCGATGATAACCATCCGGCTCTCGCCGATGAAGCCGTCATCAAGTTGTTGTGCGTGGTCATTAGATACATGGGAACACGCGAAATGCTGCTTCGGAGCAACGCAAACACACTGGATATCATGAAGGATCTGGTCACACTACTCAGCAACATTGCTGGTGCGATTGAAATACCAGGGCGAGAACAGGCCTTTTGCCTGTTGCAATTTCTGCTCGCCTTTGCACCCAATCCACCCCCGACGATGGTGAACGGCAAGCTGTACTTTTCAGTCTACGACCCTCGGTCGCACCCCTATCTCCCACACGCCGTTGATTCGCTGGCCAAACTACTCGCGCGGGACGAACCGAATCGGACACACTACAAGGCCATCTTCACGAATGAGTCTATGCTCAACACGTCTCCGCCCTGCGAACTGCTCACCAGAGCCTTTGCGCTTGCTATCGCCCCTATTCCCGACTGCACCAAGGAACCTCGCCACCCGTTGCCCCCGCTCGTCGAGGTTCGgaaacccatcatcatgcaagGTCTCCTCGCTGCCGACATTATGGCCGGGCTGGCGCCGGAGTTTGACAGCGGAGTGGCGCGATCATGGCTGGCCTCGGGTAATGGGTTTGCGCAGAACTTGTATGCGCTCGTCCGGCAAATCAGCAGTCTGTACGAAAACCAGGTTATGAGGCCAGGGCGTGGCCCGCCAAAGCGAGATGCCGAGCTCGTCTACATCTCCTCGGTCGGCATCAACTTGATCAGGAGGTTGTGCGAGAAGGCTAGGGacccccaccgcccagcAGGTGAGAGCGGTATTCCGCCCGAGATCCTGCCGGCGAGGGAAAGTGTCTTGCAGGCTCTGCAGATGCATGCCAGGGAATGGACCGTGGAAGGGATGTTGACTGACTTGGTCGCGTATGCCCGCCTGGTCCGCTGA
- the img2 gene encoding 54S ribosomal protein img2, mitochondrial (COG:S; EggNog:ENOG503P6ZK): protein MQQSRRELRDSISTTATCDDDHHHNPVRLTLLNLPTRITTPSVPHQKQQHHNITMLRPTLLPSRLLRQQPTLTPLLRQFLSTAPSQPQKPSPSPPQSLPRQSQKTYFPFVLGRSRTNNYSVYQDAKRGGNFKLTIIKKIEGNRIAFKQELAKALNLSPNDIRVNSLTGHVEVRGHHRSEIVAFLEERGL from the exons ATGCAGCAGTCGCGAAGAGAGCTTCGAGATAGCATCAGTACGACAGCCACTTGCGacgacgaccaccaccacaatccGGTCCGTTTGACCTTGCTTAACCTGCCCACCCGAATCACCACCCCGAGTGTGCCTCAccagaaacaacaacaccacaacatcacaaTGCTTCgaccaaccctcctcccctcccgcctcctccggcaacaaccaaccctcaCGCCCCTCCTCAGACAGTTCCTTTCCACAGCTCccagccaaccccaaaaaccctccccatccccaccacaaTCCCTCCCAAGACAAAGCCAAAAGACATACTTCCCCTTCGTCCTCGGCCGCTCCCGCACAAACAACTACTCCGTCTACCAGGACGCCAAGCGCGGCGGCAATTTCAAGCTCACAATCATCAAAAAGATCGAGGGGAACAGGATAGCCTTCAAGCAGGAGCTTGCCAAGGCGCTGAATCTGTCGCCAAACGACATCAGAGTCAACAGTTTGACGGGGCATGTGGAAGTTCGG GGGCACCATAGGTCAGAGATTGTTGCTTTcctggaggagagggggttgtaA
- the INT6 gene encoding eukaryotic translation initiation factor 3 subunit E (EggNog:ENOG503NWSQ; COG:J; antiSMASH:Cluster_2): MASTTASGGSEYDLLNKLAPNLDRHMIFPLLEFSASQLVDEDGQVRDEAKARQITQAKFALTKRTNMTDYVANLYCELEGLDEAPAEYTERKKQVFSQLEKYEQQTAKITELLERDDVVNALRSDKVANLEFLKREHDVTIDMVNALFDLGNLQYSCGNYGDATETLYRFRVLSTDNDKVAYATWGRLACEILTMSWESALEEVQKVREVIDSKLSQNPLAQLQHRTSLIHWALFPLFNYDKAREPILDLFFNAGYINTIQANCPWILRYLAVAVITNRTKAKNMGVQQKQMKDIVRIVKQEAYEYQDPITRFVHALCIDFDFEEAQQQLVLAEEVLRGDFFLLNHADEFVDSARHLIFESYCKIHARISLTDLSARLGLNAEAAEKWIVNLIRDTRLDAKIDYKEGTVVMNHPPTSVYQQVIEKTKGGFFRTQVLTSAVGGRS; the protein is encoded by the exons atggcttccaccaccgccagcggcGGGTCCGAGTACGACCTGCTCAACAAGCTcgcccccaacctcgaccgcCACATGatctttccccttctcgaGTTCAGCGCCAGCCagcttgttgacgaggatggaCAGGTCAGGGATGAAGCCAAGGCGCGCCAGATCACACAGGCCAAGTTTGCGCTCACGAAGCGCACCAACATGACCGACTACGTCGCCAACCTGTACTGCGAGCTCGAAGGCCTCGACGAAGCCCCCGCCGAGTACACCGAGAGGAAAAAGCAGGTCTTCAGCCAGCTGGAGAAATACGAGCAACAGACCGCAAAGATCACAGAGCTCCTCGAGCGCGACGACGTTGTTAATGCCCTCCGAAGCGACAAGGTGGCCAACTTGGAGTTCTTGAAGCGGGAGCACGAT GTCACCATCGACATGGTCAACGCCCTCTTCGACCTGGGCAACCTTCAGTATAGCTGCGGTAACTACGGTGATGCCACTGAGACCCTCTACCGCTTCCGCGTCCTTTCCACAGACAACGACAAGGTCGCCTACGCCACATGGGGTAGACTGGCTTGCGAGATCCTCACCATGAGCTGGGAgtcggcgttggaggaggttcaAAAGGTCCGCGAAGTTATCGACTCGAAGCTGTCGCAAAACCCCCTCGCCCAACTGCAACACCGGACTTCCCTCATCCACTGGGctctcttccccctcttTAACTACGACAAGGCCCGTGAGCccatcctcgacctcttcttcaacgccggatacatcaacaccatccaggCCAACTGCCCTTGGATCCTGCGCTACCTTGCCGTGGCTGTTATCACCAACCGCACCAAGGCTAAGAACATGGGGGTCCAGCAGAAGCAGATGAAGGACATTGTCCGCATCGTCAAGCAGGAGGCCTACGAGTACCAAGACCCCATTACCCGCTTTGTGCACGCCCTTTGCATCGACTTCGATTTCGAGGAGGCCCAGCAACAGCTCGTCCTTGCTGAGGAGGTCCTCCGCGGCGACTTCTTCCTTCTTAACCATGCTGATGAGTTTGTCGACTCGGCCAGACATCTCATCTTCGAGAGCTACTGCAAGATCCACGCCCGTATTTCCCTTACCGACCTCAGCGCACGGTTGGGTCTCAAcgccgaggctgccgagaAGTGGATTGTCAACCTGATCCGCGACACCAGGTTGGACGCCAAGATTGACTACAAGGAGGGCACAGTTGTCATGAACCACCCACCGACCTCTGTCTACCAGCAGGTGATTGAGAAGACAAAGGGCGGTTTCTTCCGGACACAGGTTTTGACTTCTGCGGTTGGTGGCAGGTCATAA
- a CDS encoding hypothetical protein (COG:Z; EggNog:ENOG503NWHJ; antiSMASH:Cluster_2), producing the protein MGTINAANAARDLLSSYVKIRLCLVVGISGGVPSPEVSGHDDDIRLGDVII; encoded by the coding sequence ATGGGCACTATAAACGCTGCCAATGCTGCCCGCGACCTCCTATCCAGCTATGTCAAAATCCGATTATGTCTTGTTGTGGGTATCAGCGGAGGTGTGCCATCACCCGAAGTTTCCGGACATGACGACGATATTCGATTGGGCGATGTTATTATCTGA
- a CDS encoding hypothetical protein (MEROPS:MER0000432; EggNog:ENOG503NZM0; COG:S; antiSMASH:Cluster_2): MMLLRLVTLATSLLGLVTPALTIPSPAAPFKVKPFRVNLSKNVPHMLDLIRSTQLPAKPQYPGIGSSFGIDLDALKALKQEWLHDFDWEREQASINKFHHYAVTIEGLQIHFIHEKSKDPNAIPLLLCHGWPGSFLEFLPIIKDLTQQARTSTGRNVSFDIIIPSLPGFAFSSSPPQKWTLDDTARVYNTLMTKVLGYETYAVHGTAHGVAISFTLYDEFNATARAAHLVFMFFHPTTPEEISARNISLSPLEQFELQRSVEWGVNGMGYFVMQTTKPNTVGLALHDNPVGQLAWIGDKYIDCRVALTQAAGTSLTFFTGSDPRAGTAPSILTTNELLRCVSLYYLTGTFRSSIYIYAQDPGAFERVPRRARTDAPLLVSFFKYNTAFWPREVIAMVGNLTEYRNHDFGGTFAGLDNPPALIEDLREIGTDWQY, encoded by the exons ATGATGCTGCTCAGACTGGTAACCCTCGCGACATCGCTGCTTGGTCTTGTTACACCGGCATTGACGATCCCATCACCTGCGGCTCCCTTTAAGGTTAAACCATTTCGGGTAAACCTTTCGAAGAATGTTCCTCACATGCTGGATCTCATCCGGTCAACACAGCTTCCGGCGAAACCGCAGTATCCAGGGATTGGGTCTTCCTTCGGGATTGATCTCGACGCTCTCAAAGCACTGAAGCAAGAATGGCTTCATGATTTTGACTGGGAACGAGAACAAGCGTCTATCAACAA ATTCCATCATTACGCAGTGACGATTGAGGGTCTCCAAATCCACTTCATCCACGAAAAGTCCAAAGACCCAAACGCAATACCATTGCTTCTATGCCATGGCTGGCCCGGCTCGTTTCTAGAGTTTCtacccatcatcaaagacCTGACCCAACAAGCAAGAACGTCCACCGGCAGAAATGTCTCatttgacatcatcatcccttCACTGCCCGGGTTTgcattctcatcatccccgccaCAAAAATGGACGTTGGATGACACAGCACGTGTGTACAACACGCTCATGACGAAGGTCCTTGGCTATGAAACCTACGCTGTCCACGGAACTGCTCATGGCGTGGCTATCTCGTTTACTTTGTACGATGAGTTCAACGCCACAGCAAGAGCTGCCCATCTTGTGTTTATGTTCTTTCATCCTACTACCCCTGAGGAGATTTCAGCGAGGAATATTTCTCTTTCGCCGCTGGAGCAATTCGAATTGCAAAGGTCGGTGGAATGGGGTGTCAATGGTATGGGATATTTTGTTATGCAGACAACCAAG CCCAACACAGTTGGCTTGGCCCTACACGACAACCCTGTAGGACAACTAGCCTGGATAGGCGACAAGTACATTGACTGTAGGGTAGCCCTGACACAGGCCGCTGGCACATCACTGACATTCTTCACAGGGTCGGACCCAAGAGCCGGTACAGCCCCATCCATATTAACGACAAACGAATTGTTGCGTTGTGTTTCACTCTACTACCTCACGGGGACATTTCGATCATCGATATACATCTACGCTCAAGATCCGGGTGCCTTTGAAAGAGTGCCGAGACGGGCGAGGACGGATGCGCCGCTTCTTGTGAGCTTCTTCAAGTACAACACTGCTTTTTGGCCTCGGGAGGTGATTGCAATGGTTGGGAATCTTACCGAGTATCGAA ATCATGATTTTGGAGGTACCTTTGCCGGGCTGGATAACCCGCCGGCTTTGATAGAGGACTTGAGGGAGATTGGAACTGACTGGCAATATTGA
- a CDS encoding hypothetical protein (antiSMASH:Cluster_2; SMCOG1177:asparagine synthase; COG:E; EggNog:ENOG503NU53), with the protein MCGITASIALPRGRLDSQPAVAKQTPPAHNSAQTNDSTFSAGPIEKQLRSSIDILNHRGPDEAGVWISQDSSIALGHCRLSINDLSPSGSQPLVSDDGSIHAVVNGEIYDQDRLWEECREQHGYQFRGESDSELVVALYKIHGAPHFFKYLRGEFAFVLYDRREGKRRVIAARDRFGIKPLVWTMSNDRLLIASEAKAFLPLGWKAEWDVDAIVSGGWMLDDRTLFKGVHKVLPGHWLQVTEEKGIEDQVYWDAEYEDKTKVETRPLEEMVEGVRERLVDSIRLRLRADVPVGIYLSGGIDSSAVAGIVTHLAKTEHVKIGDRAPTTPVTCFSVRFPEESGYDESSIAERTAKWLGVETIKVDVNEARLASDFSDTVWHCEHHHFDLNTVAKFALSTLPRDHGVKVVLTGEGADEHFAGYPYFPAEFLCEPDLALPDTTLSSDNELREAMRQTTDAEMRAIWRNIGANQYDGRLDHPSLSDANARGMAESILAWHPTQGLFAPWVQSKFQDLDCRATLITSHPASVRAKMRGRWHPLHTALYMWNKSCLANVLLSCLGDRTEMAHSVEARTPFLDHHLAEYVNRLPPSLKLSYNPAETATPKQGEKQGPLWKTAGSGLHSLTEKWILREAVRPFITDELYRRRKHPFLAPTKWPKGGPLHRMFETLLTRQAVEGLGFVNWAAVEHALQKGFGDHADPKAFRTLSYVAAWVTLGEKFAVGQSKVNGSA; encoded by the exons ATGTGCGGCATCACAGCCAGCATTGCCCTCCCGCGAGGCAGGCTTGATTCACAGCCTGCCGTCGCCAAACAAACCCCTCCAGCACACAATTCAGCTCAGACAAATGACTCAACATTCTCGGCTGGTCCCATTGAAAAGCAACTTCGGTCCTCCATCGACATCCTGAATCATCGTGGCCCAGATGAAGCCGGAGTCTGGATCAGCCAAGACAGCAGCATTGCCCTTGGTCACTGCCGCTTATCCATCAACGACCTTTCTCCCAGCGGCTCTCAACCCCTTGTCAGTGATGATGGAAGCATCCATGCTGTCGTAAACGGGGAGATCTACGACCAAGATAGACTGTGGGAGGAGTGTCGCGAACAGCATGGCTACCAATTTCGAGGAGAAAGCGACAGTGAACTCGTGGTAGCCTTGTACAAGATCCACGGCGCTCCTCATTTCTTCAAGTACTTGCGGGGAGAATTTGCATTCGTCTTGTATGATCGCCGTgaggggaaaagaagagtGATCGCTGCTCGCGATCGGTTCGGTATCAAGCCGCTGGTGTGGACTATGTCGAACGATCGACTCTTGATCGCCTCAGAGGCCAAGGCTTTTTTGCCTCTGGGATGGAAGGCCGAGTGGGACGTTGATGCTATCGTCAGCGGTGGGTGGATGCTTGACGACAGGACCCTCTTCAAGGGAGTCCACAAGGTCCTTCCTGGGCATTGGCTTCAGGTgacagaggagaaggggatcgAAGATCAAGTATACTGGGACGCTGAGTATGAAGATAAG ACCAAAGTCGAGACAAGGCCGCTTGAAGAGATGGTCGAAGGTGTTCGTGAAAGGCTGGTCGATTCGATTCGTCTCAGGCTGCGCGCTGATGTCCCAGTTGGCATTTACCTGTCTGGTGGCATCGACTCGTCAGCTGTCGCTGGTATCGTCACCCACCTGGCAAAGACGGAGCATGTAAAAATTGGAGACCGTGCACCAACCACTCCAGTCACCTGCTTCAGTGTTCGATTCCCAGAAGAATCCGGTTATGACGAGTCCAGTATCGCAGAAAGAACAGCAAAATGGCTTGGGGTTGAAACCATCAAAGTCGATGTCAACGAGGCACGTCTGGCAAGCGACTTTTCCGACACCGTGTGGCATTGCGAGCATCACCACTTCGACCTCAACACCGTGGCCAAGTTTGCTTTGTCTACGCTACCTCGAGATCATGGTGTCAAGGTCGTTCTCACGGGTGAAGGAGCCGACGAGCATTTTGCTGGATATCCCTACTTCCCTGCCGAGTTTCTCTGCGAGCCAGACCTCGCGCTGCCAGATACGACACTCAGCTCTGACAACGAGCTTCGCGAGGCCATGAGACAGACCACGGATGCCGAGATGAGAGCCATCTGGCGCAATATTGGTGCTAACCAGTACGACGGCCGGCTCGACCACCCCTCGCTTTCCGACGCGAACGCCCGGGGTATGGCTGAGAGTATCCTGGCGTGGCATCCCACCCAGGGCCTCTTTGCACCCTGGGTCCAATCCAAGTTTCAAGACCTCGACTGCCGGGCCACGCTTATTACATCACACCCAGCTTCTGTTCGCGCCAAGATGCGAGGGCGCTGGCACCCACTGCACACTGCCCTGTACATGTGGAATAAGAGCTGTCTTGCCAATGTCCTTTTGTCGTGTCTGGGCGACCGGACAGAGATGGCACACAGTGTTGAGGCACGTACCCCTTTCCTGGATCATCACTTGGCCGAGTACGTGAACCGACTTCCTCCCAGCCTTAAGCTATCGTACAATCCCGCCGAAACAGCCACGCCAAAGCAAGGAGAAAAGCAGGGTCCCCTTTGGAAGACAGCCGGCTCTGGTCTTCACAGTCTTACTGAAAAATGGATTCTACGTGAGGCGGTAAGGCCATTCATTACCGATGAGCTTTACCGACGGAGAAAACACCCTTTCCTGGCACCAACCAAATGGCCTAAAGGGGGTCCTTTGCACCGCATGTTTGAGACCCTCCTGACCAGACAGGCAGTTGAGGGCCTCGGCTTTGTGAACTGGGCCGCAGTTGAGCATGCACTGCAAAAGGGGTTCGGCGACCATGCTGATCCGAAAGCGTTCCGTACTCTGAGTTATGTGGCCGCATGGGTAACGTTGGGCGAGAAATTCGCGGTCGGACAGTCAAAGGTGAATGGCTCCGCATAA